A single genomic interval of Hyalangium ruber harbors:
- a CDS encoding enoyl-CoA hydratase/isomerase family protein produces MSHDVQLETRGPIGLVTLDRPKALNALSLDMIRAIHPRLDAWASTPEVKAVVIRGAGGKAFCAGGDVRAVAASTGPLAQDYFREEYGLNRRIHHYEKPYIALVDGISMGGGLGLSIHGSYRVVTERLMFSMPETAIGIFPDVGGGWFLPRFPGEVGTYLALTGARGNAADAMWTGYGTHHVNHARLDALLEALVAADWNQGSPQEVVARVLASHATDAGPAPLSAQREAIDRCFAADRVEDILAALAAEGSEWAEATRVTLARMCPTSLKVTLRQLRRCRALPYDEVVPIEYRLSQHLTSRPDFREGIRAVLVDKDQKPRWNPATLAEVREEDVEACFAPLADEA; encoded by the coding sequence ATGAGCCATGACGTGCAACTGGAGACCCGGGGCCCCATTGGATTGGTGACACTCGATCGCCCCAAGGCGCTCAATGCGCTCAGTCTGGACATGATTCGGGCCATCCACCCGCGGCTGGACGCGTGGGCGAGCACCCCCGAGGTGAAGGCCGTGGTCATCCGAGGCGCGGGCGGGAAGGCCTTCTGCGCCGGCGGGGATGTGCGCGCCGTGGCCGCCTCGACCGGTCCGCTGGCCCAGGACTACTTCCGCGAGGAGTACGGTCTCAACCGCCGCATCCACCACTATGAGAAGCCGTACATCGCGCTCGTGGACGGCATCAGCATGGGCGGCGGGCTGGGGCTCTCCATCCATGGCTCATACCGGGTGGTGACCGAGCGGCTCATGTTCTCCATGCCGGAGACGGCCATCGGCATCTTCCCGGATGTGGGCGGCGGTTGGTTCCTCCCGCGCTTTCCTGGTGAGGTGGGCACCTATCTGGCGCTCACGGGCGCACGGGGCAATGCGGCCGACGCGATGTGGACCGGTTACGGCACTCACCATGTGAATCACGCTAGGCTCGACGCGCTGCTGGAGGCGCTGGTAGCGGCGGACTGGAACCAGGGCTCACCCCAGGAGGTGGTGGCGAGAGTCCTCGCCTCCCACGCCACGGACGCCGGCCCCGCGCCGCTGAGCGCGCAGCGGGAGGCGATCGATCGATGCTTCGCGGCGGACCGGGTGGAGGACATCCTCGCCGCGCTCGCCGCCGAGGGCTCGGAGTGGGCAGAGGCGACGCGGGTCACCCTGGCGCGCATGTGCCCCACGAGCCTGAAGGTGACGCTGCGCCAACTGCGCCGGTGCCGGGCGCTCCCCTACGACGAGGTCGTCCCCATCGAATACCGGCTGAGCCAGCACCTCACCTCGCGCCCGGACTTCCGCGAGGGCATCCGGGCGGTGCTGGTGGACAAGGACCAGAAGCCTCGTTGGAACCCCGCCACCCTGGCCGAGGTCCGCGAGGAGGACGTGGAGGCCTGCTTCGCCCCGCTGGCGGACGAAGCCTGA
- a CDS encoding endonuclease/exonuclease/phosphatase family protein, whose translation MTFNVLFGGEDRFDAILALLARVRPDVLVLQECLWWETGDRLHQVATALGIPSSAAHIHLGTSRPRWSGRRYHVVVASRRPLRAIQNHNDPRLIGHCLVQCQLDSGGPLTLFGTHYDAHQEDIRLVEARYLCDLLEPQTFQEEQYLLAGDLNSLSRKDPYPSDLADKLLSAGTDKYGHPPRFSVMDTLESFGWVDTLYHRQSPAHWVTAQRQRNGVVIDYRTDYILASPRMAERLIGSEVVDVGTASDHHAVVATFREG comes from the coding sequence ATGACGTTCAACGTGCTCTTCGGAGGGGAGGACCGCTTCGACGCGATCCTCGCGCTCCTGGCCCGCGTGCGTCCGGATGTCCTGGTGCTCCAGGAGTGCCTCTGGTGGGAGACCGGCGATCGTCTCCATCAGGTCGCCACCGCCCTGGGCATTCCCTCCAGCGCGGCCCACATCCACCTGGGGACCTCTCGCCCCCGCTGGAGTGGCCGGCGCTACCACGTGGTCGTCGCCAGCCGGCGCCCTCTGCGGGCGATCCAGAACCACAATGATCCCCGGCTGATCGGCCACTGCCTGGTCCAGTGCCAGCTCGACTCGGGAGGGCCACTGACCCTCTTCGGCACGCACTACGACGCGCACCAGGAGGACATCCGCCTCGTCGAGGCCCGCTACCTGTGCGATCTGCTCGAGCCGCAGACCTTCCAGGAGGAGCAGTACCTGCTGGCCGGCGATCTCAACTCCCTGTCCCGGAAGGATCCCTATCCTTCGGACCTCGCCGACAAGCTCCTGTCCGCCGGCACGGACAAGTACGGCCATCCGCCTCGCTTCTCGGTGATGGACACGCTGGAGTCCTTCGGCTGGGTCGACACCCTCTACCACCGGCAGTCCCCCGCCCACTGGGTGACCGCGCAGCGCCAGCGCAATGGCGTGGTGATCGACTACCGCACCGACTACATCCTCGCCTCGCCCCGGATGGCCGAGCGGCTCATCGGCTCCGAGGTGGTGGACGTGGGCACGGCCTCGGACCACCACGCGGTGGTGGCCACCTTCCGCGAAGGCTGA
- a CDS encoding SRPBCC family protein, with protein sequence MPIHLSLQQEINAPPERVFATLTDLDAASKWMTNFVGIEKLTPDKVGVGMKWRETRKMYGQKASELFEVTGYEPNKTVELYVDGTQGSSRRGYYRFRYQLEPRDGKTALTMTGEIGGLSKVMEFFGRLMVGSFKKAMTKDLEAMTRYIEGTRAS encoded by the coding sequence ATGCCCATCCACCTCTCGCTCCAGCAGGAGATCAACGCTCCGCCCGAGCGCGTCTTCGCCACCCTGACGGACCTGGATGCCGCGTCGAAGTGGATGACGAACTTCGTGGGCATCGAGAAGCTCACCCCGGACAAAGTCGGCGTGGGGATGAAGTGGCGCGAGACGCGGAAGATGTACGGGCAAAAGGCCAGCGAGCTGTTCGAGGTCACCGGCTACGAGCCCAACAAGACGGTCGAGCTCTACGTGGACGGCACCCAGGGCTCCTCGCGGCGCGGGTACTACCGCTTCCGCTACCAGCTCGAGCCCCGGGACGGGAAGACGGCGCTGACCATGACCGGAGAGATCGGCGGACTGAGCAAAGTCATGGAGTTCTTCGGGCGCCTGATGGTGGGCAGCTTCAAGAAGGCCATGACCAAGGATCTGGAAGCGATGACGCGCTACATCGAGGGCACGCGCGCCAGCTGA
- a CDS encoding WD40 repeat domain-containing serine/threonine protein kinase, producing the protein MSDPANRPWMPRGPAPETGRSVEPSAPESADEGTLISAGGKTRPTSPPPPGTQHLPVVDRQTYAVDGVFARGGIGRILRARDQRLGRPVALKELLEPGGPEEGRFLNEAMVTARLQHPGIVPIYEAGRWSSGEPFYAMRLVSGRSLDERLVEKRGFGERLALLPHVLAVAEAVAYAHSQRIIHRDLKPANVLVGEFGETVVIDWGLAKQLSSEGEALAGVAPVDPQAGQVSSSVSGSFSADSTTPTLSRNNAEHTLAGIVLGTPAYMPPEQAAGRPVDERADVYALGAILYHLLAGTRPYGSGSASEVLDRVIAGPPASLEGLQADIPEELLAIVSHAMAREPTKRYPTAQALAEDLRRFLTGQLVGAHHYSRLDLLKRFVRRNRAVLAVAGVALAALGTVGAISVRRIMAERDRAERKQVEAETAWREATMRADQLTLVEARSAVERFPNKALEWLGTLSSAFTQWGSARVIAADAQARGLALLLRGHTKGINLATFSPEGRWLATVSDDRTVRLWDARSGETRVLGTHEDEVWRAAFSPDGKLLATTSKDRTLRLWEVETGTVRVLQGHAAPSIGVVFSPDGRRVFTSSMDGEVWRWEIASGEGRRLGRHEGWVPNLDISPDSRRLVSVGREDKTVRLWDVESGESQNLGPVPATVYQVRFSPDGSLIAAPCEDGKVRLWETATGRMRVFEGHTASVRSVAFSPDGTKLASRSLDGTLRVWDLATGTARVFDGPKQTPAPLTFSADGRWLATGSRDRLTYLIDLHTGQSRVLRGAEDAVTSLSFSPQGQWLAVASVDGVTRLYPVGADPFRVVGQHVGPVYSLGFSGDGQELLSSAADGTVRRWSTSGGQPVQMRGHRGEVPLARLSSDGERVVSGGTDGTVRVWNRSGQEVGVLPVSAHAMRALEFSPSGKWVALGSADGMVRLWDPTSKQERILGRHTRGVLCLAFSPDGRFVASGGEDNALRLWAVDGGQGRTLHVSDDAVVTLAFSADGQRLVSGSKDHTLWIQELPEGTGKRLDVGGVGVLAVGFSPEGKTVVSTSQGDNAVRLWDVATGEARGVLRGHVNQVNHFAWSPEGRRMVTASDDKTVRLWDVESGESRGLQGHTEGVVQVAFSPDGRSVASASRDGSVRLWPDDLPLAPGALQGWLKQALAAESGNAPLKSQ; encoded by the coding sequence ATGAGCGATCCCGCCAACCGCCCATGGATGCCCCGGGGGCCTGCTCCCGAAACGGGCCGCTCGGTGGAGCCCTCCGCCCCCGAATCGGCCGACGAGGGCACACTCATCTCCGCGGGAGGCAAGACACGCCCCACCTCCCCTCCCCCTCCCGGCACGCAGCACCTGCCGGTGGTGGATCGGCAGACCTACGCCGTGGACGGCGTGTTCGCCCGGGGTGGCATCGGCCGCATCCTCCGCGCTCGGGATCAGCGGCTCGGTCGGCCGGTGGCCCTCAAGGAATTGCTGGAGCCCGGAGGCCCCGAGGAGGGCCGCTTCCTCAACGAAGCGATGGTGACGGCGCGGCTGCAGCACCCCGGCATCGTCCCCATCTACGAGGCGGGGCGTTGGTCCAGCGGCGAGCCCTTCTACGCGATGCGGCTCGTCTCCGGGCGCTCGCTCGACGAGCGGCTCGTTGAGAAGCGCGGCTTTGGGGAGCGGCTGGCCCTGTTGCCCCACGTGCTCGCCGTCGCCGAGGCCGTGGCCTATGCCCACAGCCAGCGGATCATCCACCGCGATCTCAAGCCCGCCAACGTCCTGGTCGGCGAGTTCGGTGAGACCGTGGTCATCGACTGGGGCCTGGCCAAGCAGCTCTCCTCGGAGGGAGAAGCCCTCGCGGGCGTGGCCCCCGTCGATCCGCAGGCCGGCCAGGTCTCCAGTTCCGTATCCGGTTCTTTCTCCGCCGACTCCACGACGCCAACCCTGTCCCGGAACAACGCGGAGCACACGCTGGCGGGGATCGTCCTGGGCACGCCGGCGTACATGCCGCCCGAGCAGGCCGCGGGGCGGCCCGTGGATGAGCGCGCGGACGTCTATGCCCTGGGGGCCATCCTCTATCACCTGCTCGCTGGCACTCGGCCCTACGGCAGTGGCAGTGCCTCCGAGGTGCTGGATCGGGTGATCGCCGGCCCTCCCGCCTCGCTCGAGGGGCTCCAGGCGGATATCCCAGAAGAACTGCTGGCGATCGTCAGCCACGCCATGGCGCGGGAGCCGACGAAGCGCTACCCGACGGCTCAGGCCCTGGCGGAAGATCTGCGACGCTTCCTCACCGGACAGCTCGTCGGAGCGCACCACTACTCGCGGCTGGATCTGCTCAAGCGCTTCGTCCGGCGCAATCGGGCGGTGCTGGCGGTGGCGGGCGTCGCCCTGGCGGCGCTGGGCACGGTCGGCGCGATCAGCGTGCGTCGCATCATGGCGGAGCGTGACCGGGCCGAGCGCAAACAGGTGGAGGCTGAGACAGCCTGGCGCGAGGCGACGATGCGCGCCGATCAGCTCACCCTGGTGGAGGCCCGCTCCGCGGTGGAGCGCTTCCCCAACAAGGCGCTCGAGTGGCTCGGCACCCTGTCGTCGGCCTTCACCCAGTGGGGCTCGGCGCGAGTCATCGCCGCGGATGCCCAGGCGCGCGGGCTGGCGCTGCTGCTGCGCGGCCACACCAAGGGCATCAACCTCGCCACCTTCTCCCCGGAGGGCCGCTGGCTGGCCACCGTGAGTGACGACCGGACCGTGCGCCTGTGGGACGCCCGCAGCGGAGAGACGCGCGTGCTGGGCACCCATGAGGACGAGGTGTGGCGCGCGGCCTTCTCGCCGGACGGCAAGCTGCTCGCCACCACGAGCAAGGATCGGACGCTGCGGCTGTGGGAGGTGGAGACGGGCACCGTCCGGGTACTCCAGGGCCATGCCGCGCCGAGCATCGGGGTGGTCTTCTCTCCGGACGGCCGGCGGGTGTTCACCTCCAGCATGGATGGGGAGGTGTGGCGCTGGGAGATCGCCAGCGGCGAAGGCCGACGCCTGGGGCGCCACGAAGGCTGGGTCCCGAACCTGGACATCTCTCCCGACTCGCGTCGGCTGGTGTCCGTGGGACGTGAGGACAAGACGGTACGGCTGTGGGACGTGGAGAGCGGAGAGAGCCAGAACCTCGGGCCCGTGCCGGCCACCGTCTATCAGGTCCGCTTCTCTCCGGACGGCTCGCTCATCGCCGCCCCGTGCGAGGACGGCAAGGTCCGGCTGTGGGAGACCGCCACGGGACGCATGCGCGTGTTCGAGGGCCACACCGCCAGTGTCCGCTCCGTGGCCTTCTCGCCGGACGGTACGAAGCTCGCCTCGCGCTCGCTCGATGGCACGCTGCGGGTGTGGGACCTGGCCACCGGGACCGCCCGCGTGTTCGACGGCCCCAAGCAGACCCCAGCGCCGCTCACCTTCTCGGCCGACGGACGCTGGCTCGCCACCGGTAGCCGCGATCGGCTCACGTACCTGATCGACCTGCACACCGGGCAGAGCCGGGTGCTGCGAGGCGCCGAGGACGCGGTGACGTCGCTGTCGTTCTCTCCCCAGGGGCAATGGCTCGCGGTGGCCAGCGTGGATGGCGTCACCCGGCTCTACCCCGTGGGCGCCGATCCCTTCCGCGTCGTCGGACAGCACGTGGGACCGGTGTACTCCCTGGGGTTCTCGGGGGATGGCCAGGAGCTGCTCTCCTCGGCGGCGGATGGGACGGTGCGGCGGTGGAGCACCTCGGGAGGCCAGCCCGTGCAGATGCGCGGCCACCGCGGGGAAGTCCCCCTGGCGCGGCTGTCCTCGGATGGGGAGCGGGTCGTCTCGGGAGGCACCGACGGCACCGTGCGCGTGTGGAATCGCTCCGGCCAGGAGGTGGGCGTGCTCCCGGTCTCCGCGCATGCCATGCGGGCGCTGGAGTTCTCCCCTTCCGGCAAGTGGGTGGCCCTGGGCAGCGCCGATGGCATGGTGCGCCTGTGGGATCCGACCTCGAAGCAGGAACGGATCCTCGGTCGGCACACGCGCGGAGTGCTCTGCCTGGCCTTCTCTCCGGATGGGCGGTTCGTCGCCTCGGGAGGCGAGGACAACGCCCTGCGGCTGTGGGCCGTGGACGGCGGACAGGGCCGCACCCTGCACGTGAGTGATGACGCGGTCGTGACGCTGGCCTTCTCGGCGGACGGGCAGCGGCTGGTCTCCGGCAGCAAGGACCACACCCTCTGGATCCAGGAGCTGCCGGAGGGCACGGGGAAGCGGCTCGACGTCGGTGGCGTCGGCGTGCTCGCGGTGGGCTTCTCTCCGGAGGGCAAGACGGTGGTCAGCACGAGCCAGGGAGACAACGCCGTGCGGTTGTGGGACGTGGCCACCGGAGAGGCGCGCGGCGTGCTGCGAGGCCATGTGAACCAGGTGAACCACTTCGCTTGGTCACCCGAGGGCCGGCGCATGGTCACCGCGAGCGACGACAAGACGGTGCGGCTGTGGGACGTGGAGAGTGGCGAGAGCCGAGGACTCCAGGGCCACACGGAGGGTGTTGTCCAGGTGGCGTTCTCGCCGGATGGCCGGTCGGTGGCCTCCGCGAGCCGGGATGGCTCCGTGCGGCTGTGGCCGGACGATCTGCCCCTGGCGCCGGGAGCGCTCCAGGGTTGGCTGAAGCAGGCGCTCGCGGCCGAGAGCGGGAACGCGCCCCTGAAGTCCCAGTAA
- a CDS encoding zf-TFIIB domain-containing protein — protein sequence MNCPACKSDAVEQGFEGSNGARVLLDVCHTCHGLWFDAKESMRLSSKGVLRLFREMHGKRDGAHRLTEPLKCPRCRATLERTHDMARNNRIQYYRCTAGHGHFITFFQFLREKGIVRSLNPRELLELKKHVQTLQCSDCGGSVSLARDTVCPSCRSPLSILDPKALGSAVEDMKQMAAAAGAAGAVVAPAVAAQLLMDKMKMDGFYRRIDSQMQATPAFANSSGGEGSEAVEFAVDVGVEVATEGGLDLLDTGISFFFELVGGILDF from the coding sequence ATGAACTGCCCAGCCTGCAAGTCCGACGCGGTCGAACAGGGCTTCGAAGGGTCGAACGGAGCCCGAGTCCTCCTGGATGTCTGCCACACGTGCCATGGCCTGTGGTTCGACGCCAAGGAGAGCATGCGCCTGTCCTCCAAGGGCGTGCTCCGGCTGTTCCGGGAGATGCACGGCAAGCGTGACGGCGCCCACCGCCTCACCGAGCCGCTCAAGTGCCCTCGCTGCCGCGCGACGCTGGAGCGCACGCACGACATGGCCCGCAACAACCGCATCCAGTACTACCGCTGCACCGCGGGCCATGGGCACTTCATCACCTTCTTCCAGTTCCTCCGGGAGAAAGGGATCGTCCGCAGCCTCAACCCCCGGGAACTCCTGGAGCTGAAGAAGCACGTGCAGACGCTGCAATGCTCCGACTGCGGCGGCTCCGTCTCCCTGGCCCGGGACACCGTCTGTCCGAGCTGCCGCTCTCCGCTGAGCATCCTGGATCCCAAGGCCCTGGGCTCGGCGGTCGAGGACATGAAGCAGATGGCCGCCGCCGCCGGTGCCGCCGGCGCGGTCGTGGCCCCCGCCGTGGCCGCCCAGCTCCTCATGGACAAGATGAAGATGGACGGCTTCTACCGGCGGATCGACTCCCAGATGCAGGCCACGCCCGCCTTCGCGAACAGCTCCGGCGGAGAAGGCTCCGAAGCCGTGGAGTTCGCCGTGGACGTCGGCGTGGAGGTCGCCACCGAGGGTGGCCTCGATCTGCTGGATACCGGAATCAGTTTCTTCTTCGAGCTCGTCGGCGGCATCCTCGACTTCTGA
- a CDS encoding S46 family peptidase, giving the protein MKRLVVLAALLGAAPVLADEGMWTYNNFPSAKVKEKYGFEPSQAWLDKVRLSSARIAGGCSASFVSPNGLVMTNHHCARGCIEQLSTADKDYIANGFYAQAATDELKCPAMEMNQLSEIIDVTAQLNAATQGLTGKQYNDTLKAEMSKLEKDCATSDQVRCDVVTLYQGGKYNLYKYRRFQDVRLVFAPEHAIAFFGGDPDNFEFPRYDLDVAFLRVYQDGKPAPTEHHFKWSKAGAKEGELTFISGHPGKTSRGLTVAELEYQRDVALPKHQQITAELRGVVTEFQKRGPEQKRISNNLLFGVENSLKSSKGRHEALLDKKFFAQKVAAEQELRQKVEANPELKKKYGAAWDEIAKAQEQLKNVRKELSFIENSQGFSSSLYAHARTLVRATAELPKENGQRLREYTEAGLPALRNQLFSTAPIYPELEILRLEFSLTKLREELGADHPFVKKVLGKESPRTLATRVVNGTQLRDPKVRQQLFEGGKKAVEASQDPMVRLAALVDPDARAIRKNYEENIEAVIRKNSELVAKAKFEVYGTNISPDATFSLRLSYGAVKGYMEDGKKVAPITTMAGAYERNTGEAPFALPGTWLEAQGKLKLTTPMNFVSTNDIIGGNSGSPVINKDAEIVGLVFDGNIQSLGGDFGFDESVNRAVSIHSDALLESLQKIYGARRVIEELRPSARPATVKANPAG; this is encoded by the coding sequence ATGAAGCGTCTGGTCGTCCTGGCCGCCCTGCTTGGCGCCGCCCCCGTCCTGGCCGATGAAGGCATGTGGACGTACAACAACTTCCCCTCCGCCAAGGTGAAGGAAAAGTACGGCTTCGAGCCCTCCCAGGCGTGGCTCGACAAGGTGCGCCTGTCCTCGGCCCGCATCGCCGGCGGCTGCTCCGCGAGCTTCGTGTCCCCCAACGGCCTGGTGATGACCAACCACCACTGTGCCCGGGGCTGCATCGAGCAGCTGTCCACCGCCGACAAGGACTACATCGCCAACGGCTTCTACGCGCAGGCCGCCACGGACGAGCTCAAGTGCCCGGCCATGGAGATGAACCAGCTCAGCGAGATCATCGACGTCACCGCCCAGCTCAACGCCGCCACCCAGGGCCTTACGGGCAAGCAGTACAACGACACCCTCAAGGCCGAGATGTCGAAGCTCGAGAAGGACTGCGCCACCAGCGATCAGGTCCGCTGTGACGTGGTGACGCTCTACCAGGGCGGCAAGTACAACCTCTACAAGTACCGCCGCTTCCAGGACGTGCGCCTGGTGTTCGCCCCCGAGCACGCCATTGCCTTCTTCGGCGGCGATCCCGACAACTTCGAGTTCCCCCGGTACGATCTCGACGTCGCCTTCCTGCGCGTCTACCAGGACGGCAAGCCGGCCCCCACCGAGCACCACTTCAAGTGGTCCAAGGCGGGCGCGAAGGAAGGCGAGCTCACCTTCATCTCCGGGCACCCGGGAAAGACGTCGCGCGGGCTCACCGTGGCGGAGCTCGAGTACCAGCGGGACGTGGCCCTGCCCAAGCACCAGCAGATCACCGCGGAGCTGCGCGGCGTGGTGACCGAGTTCCAGAAGCGTGGCCCCGAGCAGAAGCGAATCTCCAACAACCTGCTGTTCGGCGTGGAGAACTCGCTCAAGTCCAGTAAGGGCCGGCACGAGGCGCTGCTGGACAAGAAGTTCTTCGCCCAGAAGGTCGCCGCTGAGCAGGAGCTGCGCCAGAAGGTCGAGGCCAACCCCGAGCTCAAGAAGAAGTACGGCGCGGCCTGGGACGAGATCGCCAAGGCCCAGGAGCAGCTCAAGAACGTGCGCAAGGAGCTGAGCTTCATCGAAAACTCCCAGGGCTTCAGCTCGTCGCTCTATGCCCACGCCCGGACGCTGGTGCGCGCCACGGCGGAGCTGCCCAAGGAGAACGGCCAGCGCCTGCGCGAGTACACCGAGGCCGGCCTGCCGGCCCTCAGGAACCAGCTGTTCAGCACCGCCCCCATCTACCCGGAGCTGGAGATCCTCCGGCTGGAGTTCTCGCTGACCAAGCTGCGCGAGGAGCTGGGCGCCGACCACCCCTTCGTGAAGAAGGTGCTCGGCAAGGAGTCTCCCCGGACGCTGGCCACCCGCGTGGTGAACGGCACCCAATTGCGCGATCCGAAGGTGCGCCAGCAGCTCTTCGAGGGCGGCAAGAAGGCCGTCGAGGCCTCGCAGGATCCGATGGTCCGCCTGGCCGCGCTGGTGGATCCGGACGCGCGCGCCATCCGCAAGAACTACGAGGAGAACATCGAGGCGGTCATCCGCAAGAACAGCGAGCTGGTGGCCAAGGCGAAGTTCGAGGTGTACGGCACCAACATCTCCCCGGACGCCACCTTCAGCCTGCGCCTGTCCTACGGTGCGGTGAAGGGCTACATGGAGGACGGCAAGAAGGTCGCCCCTATCACCACCATGGCCGGCGCCTATGAGCGCAACACGGGCGAGGCCCCGTTCGCCCTGCCTGGCACCTGGCTGGAGGCCCAGGGCAAGCTCAAGCTCACCACCCCGATGAACTTCGTGAGCACCAACGACATCATCGGCGGCAACTCTGGCTCGCCCGTCATCAACAAGGACGCGGAGATCGTCGGCCTGGTGTTCGACGGCAACATCCAGTCGCTCGGCGGCGACTTCGGCTTCGACGAGAGCGTCAACCGCGCCGTCTCCATCCACAGCGACGCCCTGCTCGAGTCGCTGCAGAAGATCTACGGCGCCCGGCGCGTCATCGAAGAGCTGCGCCCCAGCGCCAGGCCCGCCACGGTGAAGGCGAACCCCGCGGGCTGA
- a CDS encoding DUF3014 domain-containing protein, producing MSQPSNPGSPTPGSSGGELPPTQKPRGKPVVLIAALVVLVGIGVAYSVMRLRQREVPPSEPPPPPVAVQVDAGTPPSLEPPSVPEGDAKVRALMGPLSTDPDFAKWLSVEGLLQRFTTAVSNIADGESPRMVLSFLAPVEGFQVIEAKGKTTIDPKSYERYDGVARVVGSLDLPGAGRAWLELKPLVDRVYAEIAPPGRTFEQTFTQAIQNLLAVPVPEGDVEVVPQGGLYAYADPKLEGLSRAQKHLLRMGPKNIQLIQGRLQALHSELRLTPIDR from the coding sequence ATGAGCCAGCCGTCGAATCCGGGCAGTCCCACGCCGGGGAGTTCTGGAGGCGAACTCCCGCCCACGCAGAAGCCCCGCGGCAAGCCGGTGGTGTTGATCGCGGCCCTGGTGGTGCTGGTGGGGATCGGGGTCGCTTATTCGGTGATGCGGCTGCGGCAGCGCGAGGTGCCGCCGAGCGAGCCGCCACCGCCGCCCGTGGCCGTCCAGGTGGATGCCGGGACGCCGCCGAGCCTGGAGCCGCCATCGGTGCCGGAGGGCGACGCCAAGGTGCGCGCGTTGATGGGGCCGCTGTCCACGGATCCCGATTTCGCGAAGTGGCTGAGCGTGGAGGGATTGCTCCAGCGCTTCACCACGGCGGTGAGCAACATCGCCGATGGGGAGAGCCCTCGGATGGTGCTGTCGTTCCTGGCGCCCGTGGAGGGCTTCCAGGTGATCGAAGCGAAGGGAAAAACCACAATCGATCCGAAGAGTTACGAGCGCTACGACGGTGTAGCGCGCGTCGTGGGCTCGCTGGACCTGCCGGGGGCTGGGCGGGCCTGGCTGGAGCTGAAGCCGCTGGTGGACCGGGTCTACGCGGAGATCGCGCCGCCGGGACGGACCTTCGAGCAGACGTTCACGCAGGCGATCCAGAACCTGTTGGCGGTGCCGGTGCCGGAGGGCGACGTGGAGGTCGTCCCGCAGGGCGGGCTCTACGCGTACGCGGATCCGAAGCTCGAGGGCTTGAGCCGGGCCCAGAAGCACCTGTTGCGCATGGGGCCGAAGAACATCCAGCTCATCCAGGGGCGGCTGCAGGCGCTGCATTCGGAGCTGCGGCTGACGCCGATTGACCGGTAG
- a CDS encoding ribonuclease H-like domain-containing protein: protein MLFRTFQQIPGVGPFREKELWSQGIKTWDDFPAAGTGAPALSRKADELAREVLGKSREALERRDLRALAQLIPSREHWRMYPDFAQDALFFDIETDGKQDNAPTVVSLFDSEGLHVFIKGRNMDALPEAMAAKRLWVSFNGTCFDAPVLRDYFGESRFPVPEAHVDLRFVTKRLRMSGGLKEIEDNLGVGRPPHLKGVNGWDAVLLWRAYLARGDVEALRFLVEYNLYDAFQLRTLMDVAYNRGADELNQDVPRLPVFDRGEVLYDVSKIILELGPTERDMQTLARVRSQDRDLRDG, encoded by the coding sequence ATGTTGTTCAGGACGTTCCAGCAGATTCCCGGTGTCGGGCCGTTTCGGGAGAAGGAGCTGTGGTCTCAGGGCATCAAGACCTGGGACGACTTTCCGGCGGCTGGTACGGGTGCTCCGGCCCTGAGCCGAAAAGCGGATGAGCTGGCCCGCGAGGTCCTGGGCAAGTCCCGCGAGGCGCTGGAGCGGCGGGATCTGCGCGCGCTGGCGCAGTTGATTCCGTCCCGGGAGCACTGGCGGATGTACCCGGACTTCGCCCAGGACGCGCTGTTCTTCGACATCGAGACGGACGGCAAGCAGGACAACGCGCCCACGGTGGTGAGCCTGTTCGACAGCGAGGGCCTGCACGTCTTCATCAAGGGCCGGAACATGGACGCGCTGCCGGAGGCGATGGCGGCGAAGCGGCTGTGGGTGTCGTTCAACGGCACGTGCTTCGACGCGCCGGTGCTGCGCGATTACTTTGGCGAGTCGCGGTTCCCGGTGCCGGAGGCGCATGTGGATCTGCGCTTCGTGACGAAGCGGCTGCGCATGAGCGGCGGGCTGAAGGAGATCGAGGACAACCTGGGCGTGGGCCGGCCGCCGCACCTCAAGGGCGTGAACGGGTGGGACGCGGTGCTGCTGTGGCGCGCGTACCTGGCGCGGGGCGACGTGGAGGCCCTGCGGTTCCTGGTCGAGTACAACCTCTATGACGCGTTCCAGCTCCGGACGTTGATGGACGTGGCGTACAACCGTGGCGCGGATGAGCTGAACCAGGACGTGCCCCGGCTGCCGGTGTTCGATCGGGGCGAGGTGCTGTACGACGTGAGCAAGATCATCCTGGAGTTGGGCCCCACGGAGCGGGACATGCAGACGCTCGCGCGGGTGCGCAGCCAGGATCGGGATCTGCGCGACGGCTGA